Proteins encoded in a region of the Nitrospira sp. genome:
- a CDS encoding BamA/TamA family outer membrane protein: MSSLRRLVSLIVCLWAGTAAVCLVSAWADTQVIPVPSVSTTRNDGNDLGLIMPILITDPDGELKYLMAPMVIRNSIVGTRGAFNFFQYEPGGRQIQFIGSFTEKIERKLVFNYLDPAFSNGRYFLQFGGSFFKNATSRFFGPGQDSIEGNETNYTAREIRANWRFGVYMNEVTQIALAQRVRDVQLQRGATNLPFTGERFGDVDGVKGQSTIVGHRVSFHYDTRNNLVTPTDGMAVTAYAELNQNVRNGEHPVYSRYELDIKKLFPSESKRAILVVRANLQATIGTQVPFFEQSSLGGQNNLRGFGVDRYIDKHLISVSIEERIHIARTRLAGVMADFELAPFLDTGQVFGNFKDVSVKDYRMTPGLGIRGIVRPNVVGRLDYGFSREGGAIFAGLDFPY, encoded by the coding sequence ATGTCCTCCCTGCGTCGACTTGTTAGTTTGATCGTCTGCCTGTGGGCAGGGACGGCCGCGGTGTGTCTCGTGTCCGCCTGGGCCGACACGCAAGTCATCCCCGTTCCGTCGGTCTCTACGACGCGCAACGACGGCAACGATCTCGGGCTGATCATGCCGATTTTGATCACCGACCCTGACGGGGAACTGAAGTATTTGATGGCCCCCATGGTGATTCGGAATTCGATTGTCGGAACCAGAGGGGCCTTCAATTTCTTTCAGTACGAGCCGGGCGGGCGGCAAATTCAGTTTATCGGCTCGTTCACGGAGAAGATCGAGCGCAAGCTCGTGTTTAACTATCTGGATCCCGCCTTCAGCAACGGGCGGTACTTTCTGCAGTTCGGCGGGTCGTTTTTCAAGAACGCCACGTCCCGGTTTTTCGGCCCCGGGCAGGATTCCATCGAAGGCAATGAGACCAATTACACTGCCCGGGAAATACGGGCAAACTGGCGGTTCGGCGTCTATATGAACGAGGTGACGCAGATTGCGCTGGCTCAGCGTGTTCGTGATGTGCAGCTTCAGCGCGGGGCCACCAACCTTCCGTTTACCGGTGAGCGGTTCGGGGATGTGGACGGTGTCAAGGGGCAATCGACGATCGTCGGGCACCGTGTTAGTTTTCACTATGACACGCGCAACAATCTGGTGACACCGACGGATGGGATGGCCGTAACCGCGTATGCGGAGTTGAATCAGAATGTGAGGAACGGTGAGCATCCGGTGTATTCGCGTTATGAACTCGACATCAAGAAGCTGTTTCCCAGCGAATCCAAGCGGGCCATTCTTGTCGTGCGGGCAAATTTGCAGGCCACGATCGGCACGCAGGTGCCATTCTTCGAACAAAGCTCGCTGGGCGGGCAGAACAATCTCCGCGGCTTCGGCGTCGACCGTTACATCGACAAGCATCTGATCTCCGTGAGCATCGAAGAGCGGATCCATATCGCCCGCACCAGACTGGCGGGTGTCATGGCGGATTTTGAATTGGCCCCGTTCCTTGATACAGGTCAGGTCTTCGGGAATTTCAAAGATGTCAGTGTCAAAGATTACCGGATGACTCCGGGGCTCGGCATCCGCGGTATTGTACGGCCGAATGTCGTGGGTCGCCTCGATTATGGATTCAGTCGTGAAGGCGGTGCGATTTTCGCCGGTCTTGATTTTCCCTACTAG
- the mlaD gene encoding outer membrane lipid asymmetry maintenance protein MlaD produces the protein MENTKLELVVGAFVLVGILCLGYLSIKLGKLEVIGGDLYEVTALFNTATGLKSGATIEIAGVEVGRVRGIALKEDRAIVTLAVGNGVKLYTDTIASIKTRGIIGEKFLALSPGGGGDPLKPGDTIRDTESGLDLEELVSQYVHGKVN, from the coding sequence ATGGAAAATACCAAGCTCGAACTGGTGGTCGGCGCGTTTGTCCTGGTCGGGATTTTGTGTCTGGGCTATCTCTCCATCAAGCTGGGCAAGCTGGAGGTGATCGGCGGCGACCTATATGAAGTGACCGCGCTGTTCAATACCGCGACCGGCTTGAAGTCTGGCGCGACCATTGAAATTGCCGGCGTGGAGGTGGGGCGTGTCAGGGGCATTGCGCTCAAAGAGGATCGCGCGATCGTCACGCTCGCCGTCGGCAACGGGGTGAAGCTCTATACGGATACCATTGCGTCGATCAAGACGAGAGGAATTATCGGGGAGAAGTTTTTGGCGTTGTCGCCGGGCGGCGGCGGCGATCCCTTGAAACCCGGCGACACCATTCGAGATACTGAGTCCGGCTTGGACCTTGAAGAGTTGGTGAGTCAATATGTCCATGGTAAGGTGAACTGA
- a CDS encoding ABC transporter substrate-binding protein has translation MVTHNALGRAGSVMRPVGRLAAVGLVGICLSLGVELSQALAGPPTDSMKGTIDEVLRIIRDKDLKQTAKAEERRSLLEKVVAERFDYQEMSRRALGAPWNQLSDQDKQEFVSLFQTLLTSSYAEKVESYSGEGVQYLNERTEKDYAEVRTKILSGKTEIPLDYRLINRGTDWRVYDVVVDGVSLVNNYRGQFTKILRASSYPDLVDQLRKKSDKLKSP, from the coding sequence ATGGTGACGCACAATGCATTGGGGCGAGCGGGGTCGGTAATGCGACCGGTCGGCCGGTTGGCCGCGGTCGGTCTGGTGGGGATCTGCCTTTCTCTCGGGGTTGAATTATCGCAGGCCCTTGCCGGGCCTCCGACGGATTCGATGAAGGGCACGATCGACGAGGTGCTGCGCATCATTCGCGATAAGGATTTGAAGCAGACGGCCAAGGCTGAAGAGCGGCGATCGTTGCTGGAGAAAGTGGTGGCCGAGCGGTTTGATTATCAGGAAATGTCGCGCCGGGCGCTCGGAGCCCCCTGGAACCAGCTTTCAGATCAAGATAAGCAGGAATTCGTGTCCCTGTTTCAGACGCTCCTGACCAGTTCGTACGCAGAAAAAGTGGAGTCCTATTCCGGTGAAGGCGTGCAGTATCTGAATGAACGAACCGAAAAAGACTATGCCGAAGTGCGGACCAAGATCCTCTCGGGGAAAACGGAAATCCCGCTCGACTATCGTCTCATCAACCGGGGCACGGACTGGCGGGTGTACGATGTCGTGGTCGATGGTGTGAGTTTGGTGAACAACTATCGCGGGCAATTTACCAAGATCCTTCGTGCGTCGTCCTACCCCGATCTTGTCGATCAGCTCCGGAAAAAATCCGATAAGCTCAAATCTCCGTAA
- a CDS encoding MlaE family lipid ABC transporter permease subunit, whose protein sequence is MTMLEAIGRLVLKYVREMGRMLIFLVSSFGWLVRPPFRFIQFVKQLHFIGYKSTFVVVLTAGFTGMVLALQGYYTLRKFGSEGLLGSAVALSMIRELGPVLAALMVTARAGSAMTAEIGIMRITEQIDALDTMAINPLQYLIAPKVVGGLIGVPLLVALFDVVGIYGGYLVGVDLLGVNAGSYWTSIESAVEWKDVYGGILKSISFGLIISWVCCYKGFYTRMSAEGLGSATTEAVVLSSVVILVWDYFLTSILL, encoded by the coding sequence ATGACGATGCTCGAAGCGATAGGGCGGCTGGTCTTGAAGTATGTCCGGGAAATGGGCCGCATGCTCATTTTCCTCGTGTCATCGTTCGGGTGGCTGGTGCGACCGCCATTCCGGTTCATCCAGTTCGTCAAACAGCTGCACTTCATCGGATATAAATCCACCTTTGTCGTCGTGTTGACGGCCGGATTCACCGGCATGGTACTCGCCCTTCAAGGTTATTACACCTTGCGGAAGTTCGGCTCCGAGGGATTGCTCGGGTCGGCCGTTGCGTTGAGCATGATTCGAGAGCTCGGACCGGTGTTGGCGGCGTTGATGGTGACGGCTCGGGCCGGTTCGGCCATGACCGCTGAAATCGGCATCATGCGCATCACGGAACAGATCGATGCCCTCGACACCATGGCCATCAATCCGCTCCAGTATCTCATTGCGCCGAAGGTGGTCGGAGGGTTGATCGGAGTCCCGTTGCTGGTGGCCCTCTTCGACGTCGTCGGAATCTACGGTGGGTATCTGGTCGGCGTGGATCTCCTCGGCGTGAATGCCGGATCCTACTGGACGTCGATCGAGTCTGCCGTCGAATGGAAAGATGTCTACGGCGGAATTCTCAAATCCATCAGCTTCGGATTGATCATCAGCTGGGTCTGTTGCTACAAGGGCTTCTATACCCGTATGAGTGCCGAGGGATTGGGCTCGGCGACGACGGAGGCGGTGGTGTTGTCTTCTGTGGTGATCCTGGTGTGGGATTATTTTCTGACGTCGATCTTGTTGTAA
- a CDS encoding ATP-binding cassette domain-containing protein, producing MGLFSDVDLVVSMLKLVGVKKTLGTQPVLRGVDLTIPAGKLTTIIGRSGEGKSVLLKHMIGLLQPDEGQVWVGDVDISRLRGQPLNEVRKRFSMLFQGAALFDSMSVFENVAFPLKEKLRMKGPEVAARVNEMLEQVGLAGMGHKFPAELSGGMRKRAGLARALVMRPEIVLFDEPTTGLDPLMAKAIHELITATQRTFGFTAVMVSHEIPEIFFLSDYVAILKQGRIAVMAPPAEFIRTTDPEIQEFISVGGPVVLSGAAASS from the coding sequence GTGGGATTATTTTCTGACGTCGATCTTGTTGTAAGCATGCTCAAGCTTGTCGGTGTGAAAAAAACGTTGGGAACCCAGCCCGTGTTGCGGGGAGTTGACCTGACGATTCCGGCCGGGAAGTTGACGACCATTATCGGACGCAGCGGTGAGGGGAAGAGTGTGCTGTTGAAGCACATGATCGGGCTGCTGCAACCGGACGAGGGACAGGTCTGGGTCGGCGATGTCGATATTTCCCGCCTGCGCGGCCAGCCGTTGAATGAAGTGCGGAAGCGGTTTTCGATGTTGTTTCAGGGGGCGGCGCTGTTCGACTCGATGTCCGTTTTTGAGAACGTGGCCTTTCCATTGAAAGAAAAGCTGCGCATGAAGGGGCCGGAAGTGGCGGCGCGGGTGAACGAGATGCTCGAACAGGTCGGATTGGCCGGCATGGGGCACAAATTTCCGGCAGAGCTCAGCGGAGGAATGCGGAAGCGCGCCGGCTTGGCCCGCGCCTTAGTGATGCGGCCTGAGATTGTCTTGTTCGATGAGCCGACCACGGGACTGGATCCGTTGATGGCGAAGGCCATTCATGAGTTGATTACGGCGACGCAGCGGACCTTCGGATTTACGGCGGTCATGGTCAGTCATGAGATCCCGGAGATTTTCTTCCTGTCCGATTATGTCGCCATCTTGAAACAGGGACGGATTGCGGTGATGGCCCCGCCTGCCGAATTCATTCGAACGACAGATCCGGAGATTCAGGAATTTATTTCAGTCGGGGGGCCGGTCGTGCTGTCCGGCGCCGCTGCAAGCTCGTAA